The DNA window GGCATGGAGGCGTTGACTCCAGTGATGATGGTGGACATGGTGAGCACCGTGGTTATACCTAGAGTTtgtgaaataacatgtggaATTGATTAATTAACAGACTTTAAgaatttttttgatttatttagttttagtcAGCTGTTTGTTTCCATTTAAGTAATCAGAAACATCGTGTCCACATCAGCTCAACAGCTACAACCTAACTGACCGCCACGCTTATTATCAACAAGGTGGCCAAGCCCGCTCACCCAGTGGCACTCTGGCAGGGACGGCCCTGCGGTCGATCCAGAAGGACACCCAGGACAGCATGACCATCAGAAGTGCAGGGAAGTAGGTCTGCAGCAGGAAAAAGAAGATGTGCCGCCGCAGGGTGAAGTTGATGTACAGACGGTTGTACCAGcctggggaggagaggaagttaGAAGCTGCTCAGGCCCTTGGAGACTGGAGACTTGTATTCCAAGGCAGCTCTGCAGGTGCTGTGAGTACCTGTGCTGCTGTAGAAGGCCAGCCTGGAGGTGGTGTGGAACTCCTGGATGAGGAACTGCGAGAGAGAAATTCTCTCGTCTGTGTTCAATGAGCGGTTCCCTTCTTTCCAGTACAGCATCAGGTCATCATCTGTATACGCATCTGATAACACAAATAGCTTCAATCATCTATGGCACAAATTCTACAATTGTAACATTCAAGCAAAGACTGCATAATACACCATTTCAAGTCTTTAATAGAACAGTTAGAAGTTCAAGTGTCAATGTCTTTTCCTTCATCCAGCATGTTCATAGTTGAATCAGGccagaaagagaaataaacaacagCTTGTGTTTAACTGAGAGGAAAAACCACATCACCCAAGATCACATCCGTTACTTACAGCTCTCTATCTCCAAAGAGCATGTTTGTGTATCAAGAGGAAAGCGGCTCAGGTCCATGCTGCACATGGATGTGACAGTCACTCTGTAATGACAAAACAATTGATCTGTAGTGATGTCATGTCAAAATTTTACCAGAGAAGAATAACTTCACTTAGGCTCTGTACAGACGTGTGAACGGACCGTTGTCCGTTCACACGTAAGTAATTTGTGTTCACgaagaccaaattatgttgttttactGAATTTTAGATGTGTCTGATGTCTCTGTTTGACATCAGACAGTTTGAAGAATAAGTCACTATTTActtttattggatttggctcCAACGCATTGTGGTGAGACAATGAaggaatttttcttttttggtgaactatccctttaatttcCCATTGAACCTGGGATGGTTGGAGTTACACAGACAGTGCAGTCCTGCTGGAACATAcaaaatgaaatggcttttgaGGGGAACATTAAGCAGATAATAGGGTTGTGATAAAGTTACACTTTAATATTACCAACCAAGATAAATACTGAAAATAGGGCCCAATGACATTTCATTAGGAGCCTATGATGAATGTCTAACCCTCAGGAGAGGCAAATAACAGTGTGGGCCAGAGGTTTCAGTAGAGATTTGGCCTTGCAGGGCAGTAATGATAAATGAAAATACATAATCCAGCTCCCAGGACGAGTGAGGGCTACGTGGTCTGCAAGCGAGGTCTGCGAACTGTCATCCTCCCTCGCCAATCTGCCTTACCCTGGAAAAATCTCCAACCGGCACCACACAGATTAAACCCCAGCCATGTGATGAATATACTCTATCAGTGTTCTCTCATACATTCAGTTTGTATTGGTCAGCTTGGAATGTACCATAATCTACATCAAAATCGTGATCTTTGATAGCCACAAAATCCCTCTAGTGTTAGTATTAATCACTTGTGTAAGATGTCCCTCATTTTGATGTCATCGTTTAAAATTTTGTTTGTGCCAGTCTGACCGAAAAGCAGCACAATACGCGCATGTTTTGCAACAGGATGCAGATGGCCGGCCAGCTGTTACTCTCTGCAGAGCTCTGTAATGTGGATTACAAAATCAACCATCTTGGCCCTGAGCCTTGCACTGCTCACCAGAATGACTAGGTCATGCTCTGCAGTATTAGAGGCCATAATTGGCAGAACTGTTATCCCCTTAAATTCACATCTTGAACTGTCGCAGCTGCTGCCACTTTGTCTTGGAGGGACTGCTAATGGCAATTACATCCCACTTACATTAAAACCGGAAAACAGTAAGAATTATATAATGTTTGTGTGCACTACTGAAGAAAATGGTATTGTAAGATTGGtgtttgaataaattaaattagttttctttGTTATCCCCAAGCTTCATTGGGTGTGTGGGCAATACGTGACTGCTGCGTCTTGCACGTGTCCATTGGAAGTTGCTAAGCTAGCAGATTAGCTACACGATGGTGTGTCCGATGGTCCATGAATACTCCTCCAGGGAAGATATCAGTGAACTTTCAAGCTAAAAACTTGGTGAAAATGACCTAGTTTCGAGTCAAATATGAACGCCGGGGCTTGAGGATACTTGGATAACACCACACAAGTAGTATGGAGGCAAGTTatgttttttcctttgttttatcACGTCTGAAGTTCAGGTCACCAGTTACTTAAATCTGATTGGATTCGGCTGCTACAAAGTTTacttcagtgaactatccctttaatctgTGTGAGAGCCTGTCAGAAGTTCATCCGACAAGGGGTCGGGAGCATCTGATTTCTCCTCACGGCTCCCTGtacactttaaaataaataagtgaCAGTATTAGGAGTTCAATCTGTGTAGTAAAATATAGATCAAGCTTCTGTGTTTACACATCCTTGTTGTGATGATGAATGTGAACATGGATCACACATATGTTTTTCAGATATCTCTTTTCATGTGACACCTTTCCCGCCATCTTTCTTGGTACGCTCGATATAGGAGACATCGATAAGGAGCATTTTTATCGATTAATTTATTTCGTGGGGATATTGTGCAGAGATAAATGTACCAAACCTGTCAACCCCTGTTGAGGGGACTCTGGGAAAAACTACCAACAGTCACTGCTGTCAAGAAATGGTCACAAAACATAGTCCCACTAGCAGCAGATCCATCTCGTACTTGGAAAGAAAGCAAATGTGTTTCCGCAAAGTCTGTACTAATCCTATTAAATTTGTGCTGACTTAACAACTGATCTCTGTGGTTTCATACATGCTGAGTGCCGAGTCCTGCTGACAGTAGGAATTACCTGAGGCTGTACAGGACTTTGCCATCGGGGTAAACTCGCAGCATCACATTTTCAGTGGTGGTGTCATGTAGGAAGGACCTCTTTGAGTGGACAAAAAACATGTCGGGCACCCAGATTTTCTTCACCAGTCGCCCATCAAAAGTCATGCTCTGGTTTTTATTGCTTCTGAAGGACAGGCGTTCATCTTTCCAGTAGTGTCTAAGGTACAGGGTCATTGTGAAGTCCTGAAACAAAAATGCATGTGTGCTTCAGTTTGTTGTTGACGGACAGCAGAGCAGTAAAAGTCTTATTCACAGCTCGGTCCAGACATACCATATCAACCTCCGAAATTGCATCCAGGCTTTCAACCTGCACGTCCACTCCAACTGGGACTGCAGGGCCTAGAGAAAGATGCATCAACATGCATTTAGACAGTAGCTCACGTGGGTATTATTCTAAAATACATCAATGGATAGAGAAAGTGCAGATGTAAGCCAACTGCCTAATTCAGAACTGTCTGGATTATCTGTTTATTTAGAGGTCATAGTTCCTTTTTAAGCCAAACCCTTTGCATCCAACAATAACTTCTGCTGTCTTTCATTCAAATCCCCATAAAAGCAGTTGGGTGCAGATTTCTCCAAAAAAATGGCACAGACTCTAATCCTAATTGACCGTAGAGTGCATTATAGTATAAATTGCTTTTCTGTATTTGTACTGTTTCAAACACTCTTATTTTAGCATACAACTTGGACTGTAGTAGTGAGTATCATTCAGCTTTCTGTTCTAGTGATGGTAGATAACCTTCTTTGGTGTCTATGAATTAAACCCTGCTCCTATGACCTGTTATTCATATTTCAATAAAAATTTAGGTTTAGTGTTGTACAGCTATACAACACTGTTGAATGTTAAATACTATCCCTGAATAAGTACATTTTGCTAAGTATTTAGTAAACTTTTCTGAGGAGGTTTTGTCCTAAAATGAACACTGTACTATCATTTCTCATATTTGAGATGTTTATAAACCTTGACTGTGGTCAACTAGTTGAAATTCAACTGTTTCAACATGATTTGATAATACACACACCATCTGTCTATATAAGCTCTCACAAATCCATTATCTAACAACCAGTTACTCTCATTGTTCACACCTACCATTGATTTAGTGTCTCCAGTTAACCTAACCCCTCTGCATGT is part of the Limanda limanda chromosome 18, fLimLim1.1, whole genome shotgun sequence genome and encodes:
- the LOC133024572 gene encoding gamma-aminobutyric acid receptor subunit rho-1-like, producing the protein MHTDVVLINLLLLLWMLGVSGLTSPRGQTLQPHRHCRSKREMSLMQGSGRKIGSSIFKRSQDMTKAEGKKSEQLLRIDDHDFTMRPGFGGPAVPVGVDVQVESLDAISEVDMDFTMTLYLRHYWKDERLSFRSNKNQSMTFDGRLVKKIWVPDMFFVHSKRSFLHDTTTENVMLRVYPDGKVLYSLRVTVTSMCSMDLSRFPLDTQTCSLEIESYAYTDDDLMLYWKEGNRSLNTDERISLSQFLIQEFHTTSRLAFYSSTGWYNRLYINFTLRRHIFFFLLQTYFPALLMVMLSWVSFWIDRRAVPARVPLGITTVLTMSTIITGVNASMPRVSYIKAVDIYLWVSFVFVFLSVIEYAAVNYLSTLEERKERKLRETLLCTCGMNHPGMMSMSYSEMDVNNTGNYGMPEQNGVKRERMMVELGMGMGTDQVTGHVASAGYSDAWIDTHVIDKYSRVLFPGSYILFNIIYWSIYS